Below is a window of Sebastes umbrosus isolate fSebUmb1 chromosome 13, fSebUmb1.pri, whole genome shotgun sequence DNA.
ttgtagttttgttgcctgaacctaactgttttgtttttttgcctaaacctaaagaagttgtagttttgttgcctaaacctaactgttttgtttttttgcctaaacctaaagaagttgtagttttattgcctaaaccaaaagaagttgtagttttttttgcctaaacataaagaagcctttttgtttgtgttcaaaacggttcattcagtttaacatgttaaatcgtgttgtttttaagtaagtaggtgtagtaggccccatctatggtgcttatagcgactaaTAACGCCTATGTaacggcctgataacagtctaatcgggtgGAATACTAGAAGAGAAAGACGACCTATGTCCAATGGATGTGCAGTGGACACCTTTAACATAAACAGCTCTGCGTCAAGGCTCTGCTGCTGTGAGTTTCTGCCACCTAGTGGTCAAAAATCAACTTAACGCAGCTCTCAGAATCGTCAGCAAAAACATTTGGTTCTAGCAACTCATCTGTATGGACAAGTATTGTAAACATTGAAGGAAAGGTTTCTTTAGGAATGTACTGCATTCATTGTACTAAACTAAAAAGGCTAACAAACCAAATAATCCTTGATGCACACTGAAATATGGAGAATGTCACTTAGGGTCACATATCAGCCCCCAGACACGGGTTGTCCCAAATTCTAGCTTGCATCAAGGCTATAAGAGTGCTGCGAGGATGAcgcatttttgtaggccaaccaggaagttagcatcgcactggttccctcgacaaaaagccaatgggatttttccaaaATCCAAAAGAAATGTGTCGTAgaacaaaaaatgttaaaatctcaagcttgtgttaaccacagaccttatttccgGCATCCAACTAAAAACTCAttcaaaaaaacccattgaagtgcaaaaatgctaactaatttccgggttttaggactcattccttcAGCACTCtattacaacaaacacaacgtCCATTTGAAGACATGCAGAAGTTCAATGGTGTTTTCAAGTGCTGTTTCCTTGTTCTTGCTCAAACTGCAGCATGGCGAGCTGTGAGCGAGAACCGAGACCTTCCATGTTGCTCTGAACACACCTATGATAGATGTCTTCACTTAGCCGCGGGTTGCAGGCTTGGTAGCTGTACTGCTGGTGCAACGCCGGCTCCACTGCCCTGAACACGTGCAGATCCGAATACTTTAAGAACATGTCGAAGATGTCCAGAGTCTCTAGGATGTCTTCGTTCTCTTGGACGTCTGCCACCATTCGCGTGCGCGTTGCCATGTAGTCTGAGTTGTAAAAACACGCTTCTTCAAATGACCTGCGGTCGAAGTGGCCCGCGTCCTTGATCAGATCGACTGTCGCCGGACGCTGCTGGTTGTGGTAGGCCACATCGGGGTTGAAGTCCTGGAAATGGATGGGGAAGAAGACCTGCCAGTTGTTTATGGAGTTCATGCGGCAGCGGTTCAGAAATTCTGAATTAACATTTGTGTTGACGTTAGCCAAGAAGAACAGTGAGTCAACTGGGTGCTTCTTCGAGATGATGTCCATGAATTTGATCTGGGATGGCATTTCAGTCTTGACGCTAATCCATGGGATTTTTACAGAGGGGTATTTGTGTTCATAAGTGGTTATCTGTGTCTTCACGCTGGCAAATATATCATTCTGGTTGACTTGCTGTGCCTCCACTGGGTCATAAATAAACAAGAATGTCAGGATGGCGTTTTCACTGGTCTCAAAAGCATTCGAGGCAAAGACCTCCAGGAAATGGTCAACATAGCTCCGATCCTGCAGAGTAAGAGGGATAATGATGTGAATCCTTGTCGCCTCGGTGACATAGGGCATGGGGATGATCTCAATCCGGCTCAAAGGTCGCACCAGATGAACTCGCTTAGTGATGGAACGGCTGTGACCTTTCTGGTTCACCACCTCCAGCTGGAGGTCCAAGGTGTACTCCATGCCCCTGACGGGGTCGAAGCGCCGGTACCCGTTAATCAGCTGCTGCTTTTTCAAGTGCAGGACAGGCTTGTACTTCTTGTTCAGCTCTACCATGGCGGTTTCAATGACATCAGCCACGTCCATGCGGTCAATACCCTGCAGCTCACACTTTGGAGAGCCATCGATGCATGAATAAATCTCCTCCTCTGTAAAGTATTCCCACTTCAGAACTTCAAACCGAGATTTTGGTTCAAAAGGCGGATTGATCCCCACAGGCCACTGGGCGGTTCGGTTGCCCTCAAAGGCGACCACACTCACGTTCTTTATTTCTGCCTGTGGAGACAGAAGAAGTGTTCAGATCCAGTGTTCAtcttggcagctattttagatttaatcttaaaacaacaacgacaacaactCCAAACgttttagtccagttttagtcGCCAAAAAGTCATTTGAtttaagtcaaaatgttttctctcttaattatgtcagctattttttttatttaatctaatTGCGGTTAGTTTGAGTCGTCCTGACTGAGCTCATTAATGATGCACGGTTCAGTCGCACCCACCGgtccgttatgagagccaatccgtCCACCCAACATGTAAAAACATGCATTACTCAACCACAcaaaccgccaactttatgcattatagtagcacaattgtcaggactgaggATTGAGACAACAAGGACAGAGACAGGCtgtgtttgagacagagagaggggaagagaaggtggaaagtgacaaaaataaagagagattttggtaatgtttttaaactacattttagtcttgtCTTTTTCGTCAatgatattgcatgtttgatattgtcatcgttagtgtttaatgacgtcgGTACCATCTCATCATCGTCtcgtcttagtcatggaaaaaaacagtcGTTGACAGTCAGTTTTCGCTGACGAAATTAGCCCTGTTCAGATCTAGACAGTTGCTGACTGGCcaggtttttatttttgcctGAACCATGGGTGATTTGTGACACTTGAAAAGCAGCTTACCTGCAGCTTAGCAATCTCATCGTAAGTCTTCTGGAGTTCAATCTCAGTGAAGTATCTGTGCAGCCTGTACATCTGTTCGGGGTCGGACACTGGATGGACAGTCAGAGCTCTCTTGAACTGTTCACTTTGTTCTTTATTCGGATCAGAGTTTTTCCCCAACTCATAATGGTGGTATTGAAGACCCTGAGAAGAAACAGAGACGTCTTTTCATGAGGCATCTCAAATCCAGAATTACATGAAACATGCTTAATGTTTTTCCAAGCGTAGTTGTTGCGCTGTGCTACTTCCATTAAAACAGACATCGCACGCCATCTAGATATCATCTTGTTGGCTCAACTTCACTGCAAACGGGCTGGTtgcaattagagctgcaacgatttatTCAATAgtagtcaactattaaattaatcgccaactactTTGATGTTTGATTGATTGGTTTGAGTAAAACATAAGAGAAAAACTGTCAAAAttgtctgattccagcttcttaaatgtgaatattttctagtcttttctcctctatgatagtaaactgaatatctttgagttgtgggcaaagcaagacatctgaggacgtcatcatttttcacatttttctgaaattttataaagcaaacaactaatcaattattcaagaaaataatcaagagATTAATCGCCAATGAAAATGATCGTTACTGTCGTTGCAGCCCAAGTTTCAACCATAATTGCatagtgaaggagagagagagattcattTTGTAAGAACTGAATACTATTGTTTCTACTGTAAGAGTTTTGATCATTTCAGGAATTAAATTTGTTCTGGGAATAAGAGGTTTAAGAGATGCTTTATCTTAATTAATTTCACcactttttatataataaagtatCAGGTTAAAAAGCAAGAATTTAAAGGTTCAACACAAATGACGTGACTCACTGGCACCAGAATCCCACTTAAAGACACAGTCACTTAAGCTGAAAACAGAGTAGTCACCTAAGGAGCTtgagtgattaaaaaaaaagtgaatccAATCTGATCAAGCTATTAAAAGAACAAAGAATGGAGACACTGCTTAACTGAGCAGCGAGGCCACTCTGTTGTGAATGTTTGCCAACAGCCTGTAGTGGTGCACTTAGTGAAGCATTATCCGTGCCTAATTGTCATCAATGTTCTCTTGTAacagaaaaaaattgatgtctgGCTCGGTGTTCAAGCTGTTTTCTTCACCCACACCGAGCCTTTTAACTTTCCCCCTGCTTCCCTCCCTCGTTTAGGGGGCTCTGTTGGAGCTCTGCTAGCTCAGGGCACTTTAGTTAGCCATGCAACTCACTCTCAACTGCGTGACAAGATGGTTTCCTGCACTGTGTCTCGGCCGAGGAGGAGAAAATGGAAGCAAAAGATAGTGGAATAACTACAAAATACTGGCTTGCATGTAAATTGTATAAATAGTAAGGACAAAGACCACCAACTTTGGCATGGATGAAGCACACTGTGCTGAATACAACAATCGGCTGAAAGGGCACTGGGACAGATCAGGTCTCCACAGAGCTTGTTTGACCTTAAATGCTAATGACATTACAGGAGCAGGGCATGTTGACCCACAGGGGATTTTCACACCATTGAACCTAAGCAAGGCTGAACTCAGCTGCGCTCTGCTTCCCTGTTTACCTAttccgtgctgctgctgctgctggagctgtgGAGGAAAGGCTAAAGGGTATTAGCAATCTACTCTGTAATATAAATACCACCTCTGTTGCTAGAATGGTGATTACACTTTTATATAGCTGTCTGTCAGTTTTAAGTGTTGTCCCAGAGGCACAGCATGATTTCTGCCGTggcagttttgtttttctgtcgaGAAGGAGAGCCTGTAACCCGTCTCCCAAACGGTTCTGGGTGACAGTCTGAGTAACTTTTTATCTCTGTTGCTCGTCATTCATTTTAACTAGAAACTGCCTCATTCTCattcctttaaagggatagttcaggtgttttgaagggggttgtatgaggaatttatccatttttagtgtgttatctacagtagataacAGTCAGCACGCCcgcagtttggagaaacagatttGAGTTAACGCAttgaagcaaagcaatgtactgctgttgaCGGaaccggcagcaaaatgtattttaacgcCTAAAAtgaaggcccacctaaaaaaaaaaatcagtatcagtttaagtgtacactttattcagaatattttcgccattttaccttgccgtcagacagctacTGTATACAGTCtctgtttccgacggggaactgaagtcgtTATCAATGCTCTCACctaagcaaccagactccattggaaaaaaactgtaattttacaatgcagaacacgggggttgctggtctacctctgcctcgatcggttagtttgctTGTGTTAtcgtgtgactttggttagtttggattcaccaatagcacaaacaaactaaccgatcgaggcagcggtagaccagcaacccctgtgttctgcgagataaaattacaggttttttcaatggagtctggtggctttggtgagagcatagatggataaaacagcttcagttccccttcggaaagagctgtctgacggcaaggtaaagaggtgaaaattttctaaatatagtgtacacttaaacagataatGAGTTttagtacctcatacaaccccacttcaaaacaccttaACTATCACTTTAAACATCAAACATTAAGAAGCCGAGACACAGttttatagatttaaaaaagtATGTATATTGAGAAGAGATGTACGGTGTTGACTAAAGGCATAATGATGACGTGCCCAGTTAAGAAAACACTCAACCTACCTCATATTCACTGAcgcagtttgtgtttgtgtaatcGATGATGCATCTTCCGAGCCACTCATCAGGCCTCGCGCTCAGGATGTCATTCCTACAGTTTTCCAGGTAGGGCTGGAGTCTCAGGAGCAAGGTCCGCGACAGGACGTACCCGAACCCTCCGTAGCAGTACTTCCCCTCCATTTGTCCACCTATGAACTCCTCAGGACTGCCCATGTAAAGCTCTCGATCCATACTCATGTGATCCACCAGGGTCTTGATCCTGTCAGCTTCCGTGTAGGCGTCGTCTTGGACGAAGTAAAACCAATCGTATTCATTGATGTAATGgtctaaaatgtatttgatgttcTGAAACATGTTCCATATCAGCCTCTCGTCTCCATGAGAGATAACAAACATGCCGTGAGGGACTTTGCGGTTGCGCATGCCGGTGAAGAATATCACCGTGTCAAAGTGATGGCTGATGGTGCGATTGACAGCTACGCCCAGagtgtttatggtgtttttggATGTCAGGACACTGACGAACAGACGCTCTCGCATCCCCAACTCTGAGCTGATGTATTTAGCCCtgaaaaagacaacaaacagctactgaatacacactaaataaacattttaactaaAACTACACTTGACAACAAACTTTAACCAACGCTGAACAATTCTCCAACTTACTTATTTTGACCATTTTCTTACTATAACTTTAATGTTTAGTTTATTAACTGACCCTGAAATCGATGGGAATAATAAGAACTGGAAACGGTAGTTTATAAAAAGCAGAAATGTTGGATCCAGATTAAAATCTGTGGGTTTgtccaccaaatttcatggaaatcgTGGGTGTATGTAAATATCCAGAAATACAGAATAACAGGAAAAACCATAAGCTCGCTGGAAAAGTTAACATGCAAGGACTTGACTGTGATTCATCATTGAAACTGTAACCCAACCTAACTTTTTATGTCTCTATTGTCCTGTACTTGGCATCTATTATGCCTCACATTAGAGCTTCAACAATTTCTGGATTAATTGAAGCAGAttgaatgaaaataaatcattcttttcgccaaacatttgctggttcctGCATCTCAAACATAAGGATTTGCTACTTTTctttgacatatatatatatatatatatattagtaaattaaatatatttgggttttggactgttggtcggataaaataagacatttgaactaggggtgtaagagaatataaaaaatattgagtatcgcgatatgtTTGTATCGATCCTCAAAATCACAGTATCGATTTTTAACCAATAATTTACACGCAAAAATTAACTGAGTCATCATTACTTTGTAAGTGCAGTGTcttctcaaagtagtgctatgatgttggatgttaaagggacaaaagtaaactttttttattcaaattttacacatatggtggtgtttttttctataCTTTGACAGTTGTcctgcaatatatcaccttgcttacagtatcgtaatatattgaatcgtaacacctgtatcatgatatgcaTTGTAtctccagattcttgccaatacacagccctaatttgaacacatcactTTGGATTTTGGATAGTTATGAGCATTTTTCACCACTTTTTGATACTccaaaaataaactaaacaattaatcaagaaaacaatcGTCATTAatcgatgatgaaaataatagttatggtacatgtccactggggcgtttttttatcgcgagggatcaccacgcttcccagcattggatgcttgatgggctgccactaggcataaggcacctgattggatgaacgctttTCCTCATGgactgctgctcccagctttcaaactagaaccaacatggcggcttgtttggaaacttcCTTCTCTTACATCACAAAAATAGTTtgccgaaatgtgtttctgaaaacatttgaggcaagaaataagccgtgcagttgctgaatctgtctttattttggatcgacaatgGTTAAAAGTTTCCAGAAGCTGCGGGTCGcatcggacgcccgtgatttgcataaagtagtaaaaactcaactttatgcaaatgaggagcggccaacgtgacgccccgtctctagAATCTACCACGCCaacacgctaccagaatgcattgcacggctgatTACAATAAACAATGGATGGGAAGCATGGAAAGGCAGCGCCTGtttggacatgtaccattagttgcagccctactttttatACCACACCACCACATGGCACTGGTTGCCTGTGAAACTTGGATGCTGAAATGCTTTAACCTCAGAAGACCTTTTCCACAgggaaaagtctttttctcAGAATTGCAATGCAATGCAAGCACTGTGGGTGTGAGGGCTAACATTCAAACAAGGTCTCCATCCAGGAAATCTTGGAAATGTCTGCCTGTTTACAAAGAAAATGTAACTCATTCAGCATGGAGACATGGCACAAAATGTAGTTGACCTCAGCTCTGTAGCAGCAGGGAATGAAGTGGGGCTGTAGACTTTCTGTGGCATCTTGTTGAAGGCCAGTGACGTCAGGGAGAGGAAAAATACTGCAGAATTATACTTAGTTATATCATTTTATTGGAATGATATTGACTCAAAGAAAGTTTGGAAGATAAACAATGAATATCTTCAATGCTTTTAAGTGAATTTATTGTTATACTGTAGCGTGTTTATTTCtactttattttatgttggatTTGTTTCAGTTCTGTTGTCTTTTTTATGTTTGCCACTGCTTTtcgtttatgttttcgctatgcgaAATAAGTGTTTATGTTTCTTTCTGTTACTTTCTATACTGacaatttgaaataaaaactattggaaaaaaatatatacttagTTATGCCTGCCATATTTTATGGCAGACGGAATCTCCGTCCttcatagaagagtaaataaataagggaattaatacaaagataaataaataaagaagcaaattatcctgtttaatttccccttttatttattcatgtatttatttttttatttttgcacatatttttttatatttattttttaaagtatttatttatgtatttatgcatttattgtcAGCCTCCTCATATACACAATGatgcagaaatgtataaagaaaagaatacattgataaataagtttggggaaataaataaggggtcaAATGTTAAtggaaaaatacataaataaatccatACATTTAAgactaaatatataataaattaaaaaaataagtgcaaaaataaatgaataataaataaattaaagaaataagtgcaaaaataaataaataaatgcaagaataaataataaaaataaatacataaatatacaaaagggaaaattaaacagaagaataataaataaaataaataagtttgtggaaataaataaggggggAAATGCCAATGGAAAAATGCATTCATAAATTCACACatttaaagaataaatatataataaataaaaaaaataaaaggaataaaattaaatatataaaagggaaaattaaacagaagaataaataaattaatacaaagataaaaaagaagtaaattaaaacacattttatcaataaatgaatgccgacatttatttttaatattagttttGCTTACtctaatgacatttatttatcaagtcatgtatttattcatttattttgattttggcagtttCAGTCCTCCATAATATTCACCCACACATACCCACATGAAAACTAGTGACACCTGTACACCTCATCAACATGTACGTCTAGTTCCAGAGCAGttaaagtaaaacaaagctTACCTGAAGACTTTCTTGGGGGCTCCCTGCTGGACTTGTTTATAGGGGACTATTCTGGGTTCAAAGTCCTCCTCGGACTCCAGCTCGGTACCGgtggatagagagatagagtTGGGCTTCCTGGCTCCTTTCAGCTGTCCATCCTGACTCACAGtcacctcctctgcctccttacCGTCGTCCCGGTAACAAGCTGCGTCTTCCGTCCAGTTCACACTCAACAAACTCAACGTGAAGCCTAAAGAAATACCGATTACCACCGGGCCGACCGACCGCAGCACAGAAATAAACGCCGAGAACCTCATCTTGTTGTCGGCTGCTCTCTGGTGTGAAGAGTCCCTGAACAGGCCTCTCTGGTCCGGGACACTAGGAGGTCAACTACATCAAGTCTGACTCCAAGGAGCTTGTATCCACATCCAACTTAAAGGAAAATATGTAACTTCCTCCTTAAATGTTACGCAGGATTCTTACGTGTCAGTGTAGCTGCTGCCTGGCTCCTCCTCCAGCGGACTGACGTCAGAGGAGGAGGGACTATATCCAGACTGGGCGGATGAATCCAGGCTGCACAGCGCGGAgggatatttttgttttgtttttaaattgagGAAATTCAATACTGTTTctacataaagtatacattCTCTGgtttttcaataaaaatataaataaataataaaaataaataaatagataaataataaataataagatatattttacaatataaatatgacaataacctgatattttctaaaatgacaataacctgatatgttcaggtggaatttcatttcattctcactgtgcaatatcattttccacttgtgcaattttgttaatagtctgcaGCGCGGAgggatatttttgttttgtttttttaaattgagaaAATTCAATACTGTtgttacataaagtatacatgCTCTGGtttttcaataaataatataaataaataatacaaataaataaatacatagattaataataaaatatattttacagtataaaaatgacaataacctgatattttctaaaatgacaataacctgatatgttcaggtggaatttcatttcattctcactttACTTGTACAGTAATGGCGAATTTTTGGGGTGTGGTTTTGCTGAAGGATGTGAATACTTTCTCCGCCATCATGTGACTGACATGCACCTTCATCCCTTTCTGGATGAACACCTTCATTAGCAGACTGATACCAACAAGGTGCCCCATTGAGATCTTTCTTCCCATTGGCCTTCAGTAATCTCTCTCAGTGCTGGACAGTGAACACTTTATACTGACTCCATCTGCTGTTAACAAGTCCTACTGCTTTTAGCACTTTCATTGTGATGTGCCCCTTCAAGTTCTATCTTATTTAATCTAAATGAGAGCAATGGTGATTATAATACAAActggttatatactgtatatcgtaTCTTGTTATCATCTTTTGTTGCATTCATAAAGTACACATCCACTTTGTCTGTACAAATACATTTGGTATAATTTGTATGATTTCAGATgtttcatttaaaggaacagtgtgtaggatttggcaacat
It encodes the following:
- the chpfa gene encoding chondroitin sulfate synthase 2 codes for the protein MRFSAFISVLRSVGPVVIGISLGFTLSLLSVNWTEDAACYRDDGKEAEEVTVSQDGQLKGARKPNSISLSTGTELESEEDFEPRIVPYKQVQQGAPKKVFRAKYISSELGMRERLFVSVLTSKNTINTLGVAVNRTISHHFDTVIFFTGMRNRKVPHGMFVISHGDERLIWNMFQNIKYILDHYINEYDWFYFVQDDAYTEADRIKTLVDHMSMDRELYMGSPEEFIGGQMEGKYCYGGFGYVLSRTLLLRLQPYLENCRNDILSARPDEWLGRCIIDYTNTNCVSEYEGLQYHHYELGKNSDPNKEQSEQFKRALTVHPVSDPEQMYRLHRYFTEIELQKTYDEIAKLQAEIKNVSVVAFEGNRTAQWPVGINPPFEPKSRFEVLKWEYFTEEEIYSCIDGSPKCELQGIDRMDVADVIETAMVELNKKYKPVLHLKKQQLINGYRRFDPVRGMEYTLDLQLEVVNQKGHSRSITKRVHLVRPLSRIEIIPMPYVTEATRIHIIIPLTLQDRSYVDHFLEVFASNAFETSENAILTFLFIYDPVEAQQVNQNDIFASVKTQITTYEHKYPSVKIPWISVKTEMPSQIKFMDIISKKHPVDSLFFLANVNTNVNSEFLNRCRMNSINNWQVFFPIHFQDFNPDVAYHNQQRPATVDLIKDAGHFDRRSFEEACFYNSDYMATRTRMVADVQENEDILETLDIFDMFLKYSDLHVFRAVEPALHQQYSYQACNPRLSEDIYHRCVQSNMEGLGSRSQLAMLQFEQEQGNST